In the genome of Stomoxys calcitrans chromosome 4, idStoCalc2.1, whole genome shotgun sequence, the window ttaaaaaacaacatgCCTCAGTGGTTTGTTATCTCATGTGTTGCCAAATGAAACTGGAATATCGTTACGATATTGAGCAACACATACACTATCATAATGCCCCGAAGCATCTCCGATGTGAGACCTGTTGCAAATCTTACCGTTTTGTGGAATATTTGAGAAATCACATAAGAAAGGTCCACACCCGCGAGGGAAATGATAAAAATGCTAAAGACAGCGAAACGCTGGAAGGGAATTATCATTGCGACAAGTGTCCGAAGACCTTTGCAAAGAATAGCAATTTGAGAAAACACAGTATTGTCCATAAACCCACGACTCTTGAATGTAACATTTGTGGAAAATCCTTTAGCAGTAAGAGTGTAATGCGCGAGCATTTGGCTAGACACATGGGCGAAAAGAAACATGGCTGCTCGTTTTGTCCCAAGGCATTTACCAGGCGATCTTATATTGGTCGACACATGAGAGCATCTCATCCCCAGGAATGGAAGAAGATGCAAAACGAGGCGGAACGAGTTGAAAAGGCTTTGCCACCTTTTAAAGATAATCAAATGATCCTGGATTCGTTGAAGCTCTCGGAAATCATGTTCATGTACACATGTCCAGTTTGCTGCAGGTTATACGAGACGAAACGGCTCCTTCACTTCCACATAAGACGCATGCACCAAAATAGGCCCGCAAACATCAACTTGCAAGCTCTAAACAGTTTTTGCTCTTTAAATAAGTTTTTGCTCTTTAACTATTTAATTGAGCGCACTTCCAAGGGAGCATTCCGATGCAAAGTATGTTTCAAGGAATGCGAAAGCACAAATTCCCTATCCAACCACATTACCAGTGAGCATCCCAAAATAGCAAAACTCGAGCAAGAATCAATGGCGACAACAGAGGACCATGGCGACGAAGAAGAAGACATAGAAAACATTCAACTGGAAGATCATATCATACGCATGGATTCTTTTAAACGCTACCTCACCGTCATATATAAATGCAAATTATGTCCTAAATTATATGAGGAAAAGCGAACTATGTTTGCCCATTTGCGGCGCACACACAAGCAAAGTTTCTGCCATGATTCCATTATAACCAGATTTCAAACGGAAGGGAAGGAGACTGAAGTTGCCTCCCGCACCAAATTTAGATGTGATCTTTGTTCCACGGAATATGAAAATCGAAGCTCCATACTTTCCCATGTCAGGAAGATTCACAAGCGAACAACTCAAAAATTAGATGAGGCTACTGATCCAACTTATACAAAACTATTAGCGCGTTTGAATGTGGCTACCGTAGAAATTGCACCCAAGACAAGTGAAAGGAAAGTAACACCAATGCCGCCAAATGCTTTATACAAATGCCCATTTTGTCCTAAGCAATATAAAACGAATAGCTCGCTTAATGTTCACACAAGACGCAAtcacaaaaataaaacgcaacTACAGTATCGGAACTTATATGAGCCCTCCCTTAATGGTGGATTCCGATGCAAAATATGTTCCAAGCtctttaaaaagaaatattcaCTATACGGCCACATTTGGCGTCTGCATCCCCACAAGTTCAAAAAGGGCCCACAAGTGGTAGAGGAAACCCCtgccaccaccaacaccaccagtGTATTGTATAGATGCAAATTTTGTACTAAAACCTTTGACAAGATCTTCTTCTTGAATATCCATTTGCGGCGGACTCACAATAAAGGTTCAAAACATGAATCCTTGTTCATCAAATATCTGGTGGGTTCTGAAAATCCCCCCCGTATCCAGTATAAATGTAAACTTTGTTTCAAGGAGTATGACAATCGTTACTCCATCTACAGTCATGTCAGAATGATTCATAATCAAGACACACTCTACAACAAGATTGTAGTGACGAAGACAACTGATGAAACCAACACAGGGGCAGATAATGTTGCTTtaaataaagaagaagaaacgGTGGATTCATTGATGTCCCCTGTGGAGGGTAAAGAGTCGAAAGATGCAAATGCAACAAGCTCTGGTGTGAAGATAGAAGAATTTTCGCCTGAGTCATATACCTTGGGAAATGAGAAAATGGAAGTTAATGAAATGCCACCAGAATTTGAAGATGTTACATGGGAAACTGAAGAATTCATAAAATCCGAAAACGAATTTATTGACCTATAAGCAGAGAGACCTCAACCCATAGTTGGAGTATTgagaaaacaaaacaaccaaaaattTCATAGTTTTAATAAGCGCAAAACCTTTGCAAATGACTTTTGTTAGTTTGAGATATTCAGATATATGTTCTCTCACTATAGCGTCAGATGATTTTGTGTTTAAGCCAGAGAAATTCTGAAatgatatatgaaatttcatcaaattgcaCAATAGGATCGATGGGTTGATTTTGATgggtttcatttttatacccgccatgataggatagggagtatattcttttgtcattctgtttgcaacacatcgaaatatccattctaagatgatttaaccatgtccgtgtgtctgtccttctgaccgtaacgctacagtctttaaaaagtgAGATATTCAGTTGAAAAAAAATCCTACCTACGCCCCTTCCCTGTAACAGCATTTGCAAAAtcaagttggttttttgaattttttggatatcaataatGCGATTTTAAAGCAATACtctaagggtacttttattaccctttgccTTTGGGAAggctacttttattaccctttgccTTTGGGAAggctacttttattaccctttccctatggaagggtacttttattacctttCCCCTAGGGGAAggttacttttattaccctttcccttggggaacggtacttttattaccctttcccttgtggaagggtacttttattaccctttcccttggcccCGACATCGGACCTGGTCTTAGACCTAAAACAGCGCATTCATTACccttttcgctgaaatttgctgtATCAGGAATCCCGACATCTGTCTTGAATAAGGTCcagatcaggctatatttagatatagctcccatatagaccgatcttcagctttaagttctaaagaccataaaaggcgtatttattatctgatttcgctcaaatttgtaACGGTGAGCTGTTTTAAGGCAACCGACATCTGGCCCAGATATGGTTCATATTGGACAAATTttcaatatagctaccatatagatcgatcaaccAATTTAGACCTTAACCATATatacggcgcatttattatccgatttgggtgaaatttgaaattgtgagttgtattaagttTCCTGAAATCCGATCTGAATACAGTCCAGATccgatcatatttagatatatctcctatacatatagaccgatctgccgatttagggtcttaaaaacagcattttttaaccgatttcgctgaaatttggtactgtCACTTGTATAAAGCTTCTcggattttaatatatatatatatatatatatgtatatagtagggttataataaaatagtaaAGCAAATATATCCTTGgtgatgggtatcaaaagttcgcaTGTTTACAAATACAATTACCAATGTTTACAAATACAattacaaaaccaaaaaaactactactgtttgtttttatatacaCGGCTAGTTTCTTTAGATGAAGAACTCGCAcatatttgatatcaatatggACCATATCTCGAAAACctgttattgttttttaacaACTATTTGCAGTGCCATAAAAAGCATTAAAGCCTTTCATTTCAAAATAGGGAAAAAGATTTTAATTTCGACAAATATTCGTTCCTTTCttagggattttttttattcgtttCTTTCTTAGGGTAATatatttggggcgtttttgtcAAGCCTGTATTTATTCAATCCTAatattgttaaacaaaaaaaaattataaaaaataaaattattattaaaaatatcattgTGATGAAAAATATCACTGTGATAAAAAATATCGCTATACGGATAAAGCTCCTTATAATAACAAGACagcatataaaattaattttacacGCAGTATTAAATATAAATATGATGGAAAACATTACTGTGATGGTAAAAACCAAATATATCACTGTGATAAAAAAATCACGATGATGAAAAAtgtatttctttagaaaaaacgcactataactaattttttttctaatcgcTTTACTTAAAAATCTCATTTCTATGAGAAATTCCGTAGCAGTTCACTGCGATGGAAAAGTTAAATCACTACAATGTCGGTTTCTGCCAAGGGTTTTTTCACTCAAACTTCATAAAGTTATACCAAAAGAAGATATGTGTAGATAATAAACTAAACAAACATCATTATGATGAAAAATATAATGATGGGGAAAAATATCACTGATCAAAACATGTCAATCTAAGGAAAAAGTTCCTTGATGTGACAAATTTAActgtaataaaaaatttaaacacagtattaaatataaatttgatGGAAAACATCACCCTGAtggtaaatacaaaaaatatcactgtaataaaaaaaattacaatgatggaaaattgatttgttttcaaaaattgcactataattaaattttttttcttagcgCTTTACCGAAAAATCTCATTATTTTGAGAAATGTCGCAGTAGTCAAACATTTCACTGCGATGGAAAAGTTAAATCGCTATAATGTCAAAGTTTATAATTATTTAATCGGTTTCTGCCAAGGGTTTTTTGACTCAAACTTTATAAAGTTAAACAAAAAGAAGATATGTGTAGATAATAAACTAAACAAACATGATTATGATTAAAAATATAATGATGTGGAAAAATATCACTGATTGAAAAATGACAATTTAAGGAAAAAGTTCCTTTTATGACAAAACTAAttgtaatacaaaatttcaacacaatataaaatataaatatgttTACCATTCACTCTGAAGGTAAATATCAACAATATCACTGTgatgaaaaatatcaaaatcatgaaaaattgttttgtgttaAAAAATCGCACTAAAACTAAATTTCTTTCTAAGCGTTTTACTAAAAAATATCATTATTTGAGGAAATGCCCCTGTAGGCAAACATATTACTGCGATGATAAAGTTAAATCTCTATAATGTCAAAGTTTATAATTATGAAATCGGTTTCCTCCAAGGGCTTTTTGACTCCATCTTCATAAAGTTATACAAAAAGAAGATATGTGTGGATCATAAACCAAATAAACATCATTATTATGGAAAAATATCACTGTGATCGAAAAATATCAATATAAGAAAAAGTTCCATATGATTGCAAAACTGAAtgtaatataaaatttcaatgcaatataAAACAATTCATATGATGACAAACATCACACCGACGGtaaatgtgaaaaatatcaCGGTGATAAAAATATCACAATAATCAAGAATTGTTTTAGTTGAAATATATCACTAAAATTAAATCTCTTCTTTGGCTCTTCACTGGAAAATGTtctaaatatgaaaaattttgctgtaataaaaaaaaatcacaatgaTGACAAAGTTTTATCACTATAATGACAAAATATATAATTACGAAATGAATTTTTGTCAAGCCTTTTTTACtcaataaaattaaagaaaaaggaaaatatgtGTTTATAATGGGCTTGTTTACTAtaccgatttgacgtcttgagcccttaaaagcaacaatttttttctgataggacttccaacaactgcgctaagtacgctccaaattggtccatatcgtgatatagctcgaatatgaaccgatctcccgatttgtcttcttgagtccttacatgccgcaatttttgtccgatttggaagaaattttgcatgcgatgttctgctacgacttccaacaactgtgccaattacgtacaaattagtctataagctgatatagttcccatgtaaaccggtatctcaatcatccttgtttggttcctagaagcgttaatttttcctggtttgacagaagtttggtatgttattcttcatttttttttttttttactaaatttatagcagaatctatgttggtgggttcccaagattcggccggccgaacttagcacgcttttacttgttatatctacTTATACCGCTCTGAAATAGTTTCAACAGATCTGCTTGATCTCAATTTAATTGTTTCTTTTAGGGCATTTCCTTTAAAACACTTGAAAGCAATCGAATAACTTTTACAAGCTCAACCTAGACCTAGCCAAAATGTTGGACCATGAATCAATTTGCTGTCGCTTGtgcataaatatttgttgtCAACCTCATAGTCTTTATGATGAGGCTGGCCAAGCCAATGAGATCCATAGACTAATGAGCAAATATTTCACCAACACAGTGAGTTCCTCATAAACAAAAACTTCTTCCTGCATTGAAAAACAAAAGCTGAAAACTCAAAACTTCCATACTTTCAGATGTTGAATATGGAATGGGAGCAACGTTTGACCTACATCTGTGAGGAGTGCTGGCGTCATATCTATGAATTTCATAACTTCCAAGAGGCCATAATAAAAGCACAAATTGTTCAGGTGCAAGTAAAGGTGGAGAtggaaaaagaagaagagagcAGAGAGTTATCCCAGCTCTCTGTGAATGTTAAACCGCAAGTTGAGATAAAGCAGATTGAAAATCAACTACAGCAGTATCTAGAGAAACCAATTCAAGACAACTGCAAGGACTTTGGCTTCGTCAAACAAACTCCTCAGTTCTCTGAAAAAAGAGAACTATCCAATTCTTATGATAGTTCATCCATGATTTCCCATCCCATTAAATTAGAACCACCTCTGGATCTTGACCATGACTATGTAGAATATGAGCAAGAAGCCTGCTCTGACATGGAAGTAACTGCAAATGTTTATGATGAAGCGGCAATGCCCACGGTATCCAGGACTGCAATTTCTTATcaagaaaatgaagaagaaaaCTCCAACTTTAGTTTCGATGATGAACAGCCCTTATCTTCAAGAACTCGAAAGAAACCTTCAAAGTTTAAACATCGTACCTTGGGGCAGTTTGATCAGCTGATAGCCCAATGGAGAACCAATTTGGATTGTGTGATCTGTCTTCAAGTATTACCCAGCTATTCTTTGCTACTGCAACATTTCAATGTGCTTCATCCCGAGCAAGACTGCCATCTACTATGCTGCCAGTTGAAACTTACAACTCTATATGAAATAGAACGGCATATACGCTATCATCAGGCCCCACCTCATCTTAGATGTGATGCTTGTTGTATGGCTTTCATACAAGAGAAATTGTTCAAGGCCCATGTGCTGAAGGTACATGAAGGCTGCAAGACCAAGAAAAAGCAGGCAAGCGACAGCGTAACAGTAAAAAAGAAATATGAATGCAACGAGTGTGAGAGGTCTTATGAAAGCGAGCTAAAACTGAAACTCCATGCGCGAGTTCATGTACctaaaaaattcaaatgcaCCTTGTGCACCAAGTCCTTTGGACGTCATTCGGAATTTCTGGAACATATGGAAAGGCATAAGGGAGACAAAAAATATGTGTGCTCGTATTGTTCGGAGGCATTTACCTGCAAGCGTTATCTATTGAGGCATATAAAGAATTATCGCCATGAGCCAAAGGCTAAGGTTCCAGTGCCAGAAGCTGGAATTAAAAacgttttgaataaaaaaactgAAGCTGAAGTAGGATGTTTAGATAAGAAGCCAATAGCAGTGCCAACCACAGAGACAGAAGATTCAATCAagtttgaatctgatatcttgaCACAAAATTATGAAACCCTTAATCTGGATATAACTAAAGAACAATCAGCATCCAACTCCACGGCAGAAGATGACTTATCATTACAGTTAGGAAAACCTAATGAAGAAGCCCTTACCCAACAGGATTCCGATGCCTTGATAGCTCAATGGAAACCCAATTTGGAATGTCCTCTATGCCAGGAAATACTTTCCAGTTTTTCCCTACTCAACAAACATTTCCAATTGCAGCATCCTTTTGAAAAATCTCATATTCTATGCTGTCAGCGTCCGTTATATCGCCCCAAAGATATTGAATATCACATTGAATATCACAAGGCCCCCAAGGATTTGAAATGTGACCTTTGTTGCACATATTATCGCAACAGATTACGCATATATCAACATAATTATTATCAGCATACCACAACAGACAAAGGTTCTCCTCAGCCTAAAGCCACCGAAGATAGGCCCCATGAATGTCCCCACTGTCAAAAGACTTACAAATCTAAAAGCAATCTCAAAAAGCACTGTCAATTGCTACACAATAAGGAAACTTTGAAGCATACTTGCCCCATATGCCACAAGGCCTACCTCTATGAATCTCAGCTGCGCTATCATATGGTCATTCATAGCCGTGAAAATGAACATATTTGTGATTTTTGTTCAGAATCATTTCCTTATTATTATGGCCTATTGGCGCATTTGCAAAGGGCCCATTACTCACAGTGGAAAGAAATGCAGCAAAGACAAGAGAAAATGCCAATTAGTAAAAATAAAGTCCTGCTTAGAGAGAAAAAACAAGTGCAAAATGAAAAGGAACTTTTGGGAGAACTCTCCTGCACTCTATGCCTAATGGAATTTGCAACTTTAAGAGATTTAAGTGAACATGTTGCCACAGTACATTCCCAGGAACAACTGGTGAAGGGCTTAACTAAAGAAGAGAAGGAAGGCTAAACTAAAACTAGATTCCTCATTTATACATATGTACAATAGcatataaaattaagaaaacaaaataatgaaaacaatgaaatttttaaaaaatttcttaaagccATGAAAATATTGAcacaatttttcataaaaaataatatttcaagaacaaatgtgaatttttttttatgttaacaaatttttcaagaaaaattgttgacaaaaaattctatggaaataaagttttgaaaaaacttttagaagaaaaaaaattatgaaaaattttccgtGGAAATAAAataaggttaggttgggttgaaaagaggatattaatctgccccgtGCCACCatagatatacacctaagccagtaatcggcttgttgtgcggtttaaatattaaaaaagttaCTTCGAaaaactttatagtttttagagcgcactggcttaggtgtgtgtccatagtggcatggggcggattaatatctgaactctcttttcaacctaacctaacctaacttcgaaaaagaatctataaaaaattagattttaataacatttttaggaaaaattgacaaaatttttataaaaataaaattttaacaaattcttttatgggaataaaatttttgatttttgttgatCTGTTTTTTTTCTCATAATTCTTTTTGTTATCTATACGTTCCAGAGCATTTGTTTCTGGCTGGCAATTACCACAGGGGTAACTACAAAACCAATGGTTGCCCAACTTATATATTAGTTGATTATCCaacttatatattgggttgcccaaaaagtaattgcggattttttaaaagaaagtaaatgcatttttaataaaacttagaataaactttaatcaaatatactttttttacacttttttccaaagcaagctaaaagtaacaggtgataactgacagaagaaagaatgcaattacagagtcacaagctgtgaaaaaattttcaacgccgactatatgaaaaattcaatttactttttgggcaacccaatattagttgATTGTCCAGCTTATATATTAGTTGACGGATCTTGATCGCATAGACAACCAAAAGaactatgaaataaaattttgtttatttttttgagaaattaaattttttcgtaattttcgaataaaaaaaaaagaaattaaattttgacaaaatgtttcaagcaataacattttgacaaaattttcaataacaagtaaaagctcgctaggttcggccgagccgaatcttgggaacccaccaccatggattctgctaaaaatttatacaaaataaattagttgaagggcataattttattccacataccaaagttctgtcaaaccaccaaaattaaagcttctaggaatcgaacaaggatgatcgagataccggtttacatgggagctatatcagtttatagactgatttggaccatatttggcacagtgttggaagtcataacggaacaccacatgcaaaatttcagccaaatcggacaaaaattgcggcttgtaagggctcaaaaagtcaaatcgggaaaacgatttatatgggagctatgtcaggttatagaccagtttggaccgtactaggtacagttgttggaagccataaaagaacactatatgcaaaatttcagccaaatcgcacaaaaactggggcttgtaggggctcaaaaagtcaaatcgggggatcggtttatatgggagctgtatcaggttatagaccgatttggaccgtacttgacacggttgttggaaaccataacagaacactatatgcaaaatttcaatcaaatcggacataaactgcgacttgtaggggctcaaggagttaaatcggaagatcggttcatatgggagctatatctaaatctgaaccgatatggcccatttgcaatccccaacgacctgcataaaatattaaatctgtgcaaaatttcaagcggctagctttacgcgttcgaccgctatcgtgatttcgaatgacggtcgaacggacatggcaagatcgactcagaacgttaaGACgatcaaatataaatatatatactttatggggtcttagacgaatatttcgaggtgttacaaacggtatgactagataagtatacccccatcctatgggtcagtgtcttgtatagtgtaatcttcgtctgtcgagaggtggccttgtttctaaactgctttcatagtccaaagtagcatctgtttgccagtattattcttcgcttaatctcaaaactggtgtcattcgtttcgcttacggcggtgccgaggtagataaagttactgactatctcaaagttgtggttcccaactttctccattttctttatcgactcggttgtacaaggcgttttgggagttgaaaccatccatttcatcttatctccatttactgccagacccattttcactgactctttcgattctttcaaagacggCAGTTATtacttccagtgaccgacctatgatgtcgatgtcgtcggcataggcgagtagcatatgttctcttgtgattagtgtgcaatatctattcacatctgcatctcgtataatcctctccagcaggatattaaagagatcacacgataggctgtctccctgtctgaaacctcgtttggtattaaatggttcggagagatacTTTCctcttcttactgaggaacgcgtatcagcaagtgtcatcctgcagagtcttattaattttgcaggaataccaaactcagacatggcttgaaatacctttgaacgttaaAAGAGTATCGAAGGTGGCTTTGTAGtctacaaagagatggtaggtgttgatttgttcttctcgg includes:
- the LOC131996791 gene encoding transcription factor grauzone-like, which translates into the protein MLDHESICCRLCINICCQPHSLYDEAGQANEIHRLMSKYFTNTMLNMEWEQRLTYICEECWRHIYEFHNFQEAIIKAQIVQVQVKVEMEKEEESRELSQLSVNVKPQVEIKQIENQLQQYLEKPIQDNCKDFGFVKQTPQFSEKRELSNSYDSSSMISHPIKLEPPLDLDHDYVEYEQEACSDMEVTANVYDEAAMPTVSRTAISYQENEEENSNFSFDDEQPLSSRTRKKPSKFKHRTLGQFDQLIAQWRTNLDCVICLQVLPSYSLLLQHFNVLHPEQDCHLLCCQLKLTTLYEIERHIRYHQAPPHLRCDACCMAFIQEKLFKAHVLKVHEGCKTKKKQASDSVTVKKKYECNECERSYESELKLKLHARVHVPKKFKCTLCTKSFGRHSEFLEHMERHKGDKKYVCSYCSEAFTCKRYLLRHIKNYRHEPKAKVPVPEAGIKNVLNKKTEAEVGCLDKKPIAVPTTETEDSIKFESDILTQNYETLNLDITKEQSASNSTAEDDLSLQLGKPNEEALTQQDSDALIAQWKPNLECPLCQEILSSFSLLNKHFQLQHPFEKSHILCCQRPLYRPKDIEYHIEYHKAPKDLKCDLCCTYYRNRLRIYQHNYYQHTTTDKGSPQPKATEDRPHECPHCQKTYKSKSNLKKHCQLLHNKETLKHTCPICHKAYLYESQLRYHMVIHSRENEHICDFCSESFPYYYGLLAHLQRAHYSQWKEMQQRQEKMPISKNKVLLREKKQVQNEKELLGELSCTLCLMEFATLRDLSEHVATVHSQEQLVKGLTKEEKEG
- the LOC106084568 gene encoding zinc finger protein 816 isoform X2, producing the protein MLKHPPPSGHCRLCVKNCNDHHRSLYDETGQANANHDLVGKYFTNAMLNMEWEGHLHYVCGKCWQYIWEFHQFQQSVIEAQKVATKEFEQVVKVKSEQEWHNDQDFFSTEDLIKSVEEQLDLHNDQEFVNSEDLMKSTEEQLEWHNVQEFIASYEDLVKSAEKQSKLQNVQEFANTGDLTKATPLTFVIKSEDPLDLNNDYEEMSLQDGHHQLADEEMAHMASSKENTSLRQDDAYNDDYSSNNEIPSSSLDQTNLCSSEEFDELVALWRTSLRCEICHQLVASYSQLEEHFKKQHASVVCYLMCCQMKLEYRYDIEQHIHYHNAPKHLRCETCCKSYRFVEYLRNHIRKVHTREGNDKNAKDSETLEGNYHCDKCPKTFAKNSNLRKHSIVHKPTTLECNICGKSFSSKSVMREHLARHMGEKKHGCSFCPKAFTRRSYIGRHMRASHPQEWKKMQNEAERVEKALPPFKDNQMILDSLKLSEIMFMYTCPVCCRLYETKRLLHFHIRRMHQNRPANINLQALNSFCSLNKFLLFNYLIERTSKGAFRCKVCFKECESTNSLSNHITSEHPKIAKLEQESMATTEDHGDEEEDIENIQLEDHIIRMDSFKRYLTVIYKCKLCPKLYEEKRTMFAHLRRTHKQSFCHDSIITRFQTEGKETEVASRTKFRCDLCSTEYENRSSILSHVRKIHKRTTQKLDEATDPTYTKLLARLNVATVEIAPKTSERKVTPMPPNALYKCPFCPKQYKTNSSLNVHTRRNHKNKTQLQYRNLYEPSLNGGFRCKICSKLFKKKYSLYGHIWRLHPHKFKKGPQVVEETPATTNTTSVLYRCKFCTKTFDKIFFLNIHLRRTHNKGSKHESLFIKYLVGSENPPRIQYKCKLCFKEYDNRYSIYSHVRMIHNQDTLYNKIVVTKTTDETNTGADNVALNKEEETVDSLMSPVEGKESKDANATSSGVKIEEFSPESYTLGNEKMEVNEMPPEFEDVTWETEEFIKSENEFIDL